A region from the Symphalangus syndactylus isolate Jambi chromosome 2, NHGRI_mSymSyn1-v2.1_pri, whole genome shotgun sequence genome encodes:
- the NOLC1 gene encoding nucleolar and coiled-body phosphoprotein 1 isoform X4, producing the protein MADAGIRRVVPSDLYPLVLGFLRDNQLSEVANKFAKATGATQQDANASSLLDIYSFWLKSAKVPERKLQANGPVAKKAKKKASSSDSSEDSSEEEEEVQGPPAKKPAVPAKRVSLPPGKAAAKASESSSSEESSDDDEEEDQKKQPVQKRVKPQAKAAKAPPKKAKSSESDSDSSSEDEPPKNQKPKRTPVAVKAQTKIPPKPARAAPKVANGKPASSSSSSSSSSSSDDSEEEKTAATPKKAVPKKQVVTKAPVKAAATPTQKSSSSEEDSSSEEEEEQKKPMKNKPGPYSSVPPPSAPPPKKSLGTQPPKKAVEKQQPVESSEDSSDESDSSSEEEKKPPTKAVISKATTKPPPAKKAAESSSDSSDSDSSEDDEAPSKPGGTTKNSSNKPAVTTKSPAAKPAAAPKQPVGGGQKLLTRKADSSSSEEESSSSEEDKTKKMVATTKPKATAKAAPPLPAKQAPQGSRDSSSDSDSSSSEEEEEKTSKSTVKKKPQKVAGGVAPSKPASAKKGKAESSSSSSSDDSSEEEEEKPKGKGSPRPQAPKASGISALTAQNGKAAKNSEEEEEEKKKAAVVVSKSGSLKKRKQNEAAKEAETPQAKKIKLQTPNTFPKRKKGEKRASSPFRRVREEEIEVDSRVADNSFDAKRGAAGDWGERANQVLKFTKGKSFRHEKTKKKRGSYRGGSISVQVNSIKFDSE; encoded by the exons ATGGCGGACGCCGGCATTCGCCGCGTGGTTCCCAGTGACCTGTATCCCCTAGTGCTCGGCTTCCTGCGCGATAACCAACTCTCAGAGGTGGCCAATAAGTTCGCCAAAGCGACAGGAGCT ACACAGCAGGATGCCAATGCCTCTTCCCTCTTAGACATCTATAGCTTCTGGCTCAA GTCTGCGAAGGTCCCAGAGCGAAAGTTACAGGCAAATGGACCAGTGGCCAAGAAAGCTAAGAAGAAGGCCTCATCCAGTGACAGTAGTGAGGACagcagtgaggaggaggaggaagttcAAGGGCCTCCAGCAAAGAAGCCTG CTGTACCTGCCAAGCGAGTCAGTCTGCCTCCTGGGAAGGCTGCAGCCAAAGCATCAGAGAGCAGCAGCAGTGAAGAGTCCAGTGATGACGATGAGGAGGAGGACCAAAAGAAGCAGCCTGTCCAG AAGAGAGTTAAGCCCCAAGCCAAGGCAGCCAAAGCTCCTCCTAAGAAGGCCAAGAGCTCTGAGTCTGATTCTGACTCAAGCTCCGAGGATGAGCCACCAAAGAACCAGAAGCCAAAGAGAACACCTGTGGCAGTTAAAGCTCAGACTAAAATCCCTCCCAAACCAG CTCGAGCAGCACCTAAAGTAGCCAATGGTAAACCAgccagtagcagcagcagcagcagcagcagcagtagcagtgaTGACTCAGAGGAGGAGAAGACAGCAGCCACCCCCAAGAAG GCTGTACCTAAAAAGCAAGTTGTGACCAAGGCCCCAGTGAAAGCAGCTGCCACCCCTACCCAGAAGAGTTCCAGCAGTGAGGAGGATTCCTCcagtgaggaggaagaggagcaaaaaaaacccatgaaaaaTAAACCAG GTCCCTACAGTTCAGTCCCCCCGCCTTCTGCTCCCCCACCAAAGAAGTCTCTGGGAACCCAGCCTCCCAAGAAGGCTGTGGAGAAGCAGCAGCCTGTGGAAAGCAGTGAAGACAGCAGTGATGAGTCTG ATTCAAGTTCTGAAGAAGAGAAGAAACCCCCAACTAAGGCAGTCATCTCTAAAGCAACCACTAAACCACCTCCAGCAAAGAAAGCAGCAGAGAGCTCTTCAGACAGCTCAG ACTCTGACAGCTCTGAGGATGATGAAGCTCCTTCTAAGCCAGGTGGTACCACCAAGAATTCTTCAAATAAGCCAGCTGTCACCACCAAGTCACCTGCAGCAAAGCCAGCTGCAGCCCCCAAGCAACCTGTGGGCGGTGGCCAGAAGCTTCTGACGAGAAAGGCTGACAGCAGCTCCAGTGAGGAAGAGAGCAGCTCCAGTGAGGAGGATAAGACAAAGAAGATGGTGGCCACCACTAAGCCCAAGGCGACTGCCAAAGCAGCTCCACCTCTGCCTGCCAAGCAGGCTCCTCAGGGTAGTAGGGACAGCAGCTCTGATTCAGACAGCTCCAgcagtgaggaggaggaagagaagacatCTAAGTCTACAGTTAAGAAGAAGCCACAGAAGGTAGCAGGAGGTGTAGCCCCTTCCAAGCCAGCCTCTGCAAAGAAAGGAAAGGCTGAGAGCAGCAGCAGTTCTTCCTCTGATGACTccagtgaggaggaggaagagaagcccAAGGGCAAGGGCTCTCCAAGACCACAAGCCCCCAAGGCCAGTGGCATCTCTGCACTGACTGCCCAGAATGGAAAAGCAGCTAAGAACagcgaggaggaggaagaagaaaagaaaaaggcagcagTGGTAGTTTCCAAATCAG GTTCATTAAAGAAGCGGAAGCAGAATGAGGCTGCCAAGGAGGCAGAGACTCCTCAGGCCAAGAAGATAAAGCTTCAGACCCCTAACACATttccaaaaaggaagaaa GGAGAAAAAAGGGCATCATCCCCATTCCGAAGGGTCAGGGAGGAGGAAATTGAGGTGGATTCACGAGTTGCAGACAACTCCTTTGATGCCAAG CGAGGTGCAGCCGGAGACTGGGGAGAGCGAGCCAATCAGGTTTTGAAGTTCACCAAAGGCAAGTCCTTCCGGCATGAGAAAACCAAGAAGAAGCGCggcagctaccggggaggctcaATCTCTGTCCAGGTCAATTCTATTAAGTTTGACAGCGAGTGA
- the NOLC1 gene encoding nucleolar and coiled-body phosphoprotein 1 isoform X2 produces MADAGIRRVVPSDLYPLVLGFLRDNQLSEVANKFAKATGATQQDANASSLLDIYSFWLKSAKVPERKLQANGPVAKKAKKKASSSDSSEDSSEEEEEVQGPPAKKPAVPAKRVSLPPGKAAAKASESSSSEESSDDDEEEDQKKQPVQKRVKPQAKAAKAPPKKAKSSESDSDSSSEDEPPKNQKPKRTPVAVKAQTKIPPKPARAAPKVANGKPASSSSSSSSSSSSDDSEEEKTAATPKKVWAITSIREEAVPKKQVVTKAPVKAAATPTQKSSSSEEDSSSEEEEEQKKPMKNKPGPYSSVPPPSAPPPKKSLGTQPPKKAVEKQQPVESSEDSSDESDSSSEEEKKPPTKAVISKATTKPPPAKKAAESSSDSSDSDSSEDDEAPSKPGGTTKNSSNKPAVTTKSPAAKPAAAPKQPVGGGQKLLTRKADSSSSEEESSSSEEDKTKKMVATTKPKATAKAAPPLPAKQAPQGSRDSSSDSDSSSSEEEEEKTSKSTVKKKPQKVAGGVAPSKPASAKKGKAESSSSSSSDDSSEEEEEKPKGKGSPRPQAPKASGISALTAQNGKAAKNSEEEEEEKKKAAVVVSKSGSLKKRKQNEAAKEAETPQAKKIKLQTPNTFPKRKKGEKRASSPFRRVREEEIEVDSRVADNSFDAKRGAAGDWGERANQVLKFTKGKSFRHEKTKKKRGSYRGGSISVQVNSIKFDSE; encoded by the exons ATGGCGGACGCCGGCATTCGCCGCGTGGTTCCCAGTGACCTGTATCCCCTAGTGCTCGGCTTCCTGCGCGATAACCAACTCTCAGAGGTGGCCAATAAGTTCGCCAAAGCGACAGGAGCT ACACAGCAGGATGCCAATGCCTCTTCCCTCTTAGACATCTATAGCTTCTGGCTCAA GTCTGCGAAGGTCCCAGAGCGAAAGTTACAGGCAAATGGACCAGTGGCCAAGAAAGCTAAGAAGAAGGCCTCATCCAGTGACAGTAGTGAGGACagcagtgaggaggaggaggaagttcAAGGGCCTCCAGCAAAGAAGCCTG CTGTACCTGCCAAGCGAGTCAGTCTGCCTCCTGGGAAGGCTGCAGCCAAAGCATCAGAGAGCAGCAGCAGTGAAGAGTCCAGTGATGACGATGAGGAGGAGGACCAAAAGAAGCAGCCTGTCCAG AAGAGAGTTAAGCCCCAAGCCAAGGCAGCCAAAGCTCCTCCTAAGAAGGCCAAGAGCTCTGAGTCTGATTCTGACTCAAGCTCCGAGGATGAGCCACCAAAGAACCAGAAGCCAAAGAGAACACCTGTGGCAGTTAAAGCTCAGACTAAAATCCCTCCCAAACCAG CTCGAGCAGCACCTAAAGTAGCCAATGGTAAACCAgccagtagcagcagcagcagcagcagcagcagtagcagtgaTGACTCAGAGGAGGAGAAGACAGCAGCCACCCCCAAGAAGGTCTGGGCCATAACTTCTATCAGGGAAGAG GCTGTACCTAAAAAGCAAGTTGTGACCAAGGCCCCAGTGAAAGCAGCTGCCACCCCTACCCAGAAGAGTTCCAGCAGTGAGGAGGATTCCTCcagtgaggaggaagaggagcaaaaaaaacccatgaaaaaTAAACCAG GTCCCTACAGTTCAGTCCCCCCGCCTTCTGCTCCCCCACCAAAGAAGTCTCTGGGAACCCAGCCTCCCAAGAAGGCTGTGGAGAAGCAGCAGCCTGTGGAAAGCAGTGAAGACAGCAGTGATGAGTCTG ATTCAAGTTCTGAAGAAGAGAAGAAACCCCCAACTAAGGCAGTCATCTCTAAAGCAACCACTAAACCACCTCCAGCAAAGAAAGCAGCAGAGAGCTCTTCAGACAGCTCAG ACTCTGACAGCTCTGAGGATGATGAAGCTCCTTCTAAGCCAGGTGGTACCACCAAGAATTCTTCAAATAAGCCAGCTGTCACCACCAAGTCACCTGCAGCAAAGCCAGCTGCAGCCCCCAAGCAACCTGTGGGCGGTGGCCAGAAGCTTCTGACGAGAAAGGCTGACAGCAGCTCCAGTGAGGAAGAGAGCAGCTCCAGTGAGGAGGATAAGACAAAGAAGATGGTGGCCACCACTAAGCCCAAGGCGACTGCCAAAGCAGCTCCACCTCTGCCTGCCAAGCAGGCTCCTCAGGGTAGTAGGGACAGCAGCTCTGATTCAGACAGCTCCAgcagtgaggaggaggaagagaagacatCTAAGTCTACAGTTAAGAAGAAGCCACAGAAGGTAGCAGGAGGTGTAGCCCCTTCCAAGCCAGCCTCTGCAAAGAAAGGAAAGGCTGAGAGCAGCAGCAGTTCTTCCTCTGATGACTccagtgaggaggaggaagagaagcccAAGGGCAAGGGCTCTCCAAGACCACAAGCCCCCAAGGCCAGTGGCATCTCTGCACTGACTGCCCAGAATGGAAAAGCAGCTAAGAACagcgaggaggaggaagaagaaaagaaaaaggcagcagTGGTAGTTTCCAAATCAG GTTCATTAAAGAAGCGGAAGCAGAATGAGGCTGCCAAGGAGGCAGAGACTCCTCAGGCCAAGAAGATAAAGCTTCAGACCCCTAACACATttccaaaaaggaagaaa GGAGAAAAAAGGGCATCATCCCCATTCCGAAGGGTCAGGGAGGAGGAAATTGAGGTGGATTCACGAGTTGCAGACAACTCCTTTGATGCCAAG CGAGGTGCAGCCGGAGACTGGGGAGAGCGAGCCAATCAGGTTTTGAAGTTCACCAAAGGCAAGTCCTTCCGGCATGAGAAAACCAAGAAGAAGCGCggcagctaccggggaggctcaATCTCTGTCCAGGTCAATTCTATTAAGTTTGACAGCGAGTGA
- the NOLC1 gene encoding nucleolar and coiled-body phosphoprotein 1 isoform X3, whose amino-acid sequence MADAGIRRVVPSDLYPLVLGFLRDNQLSEVANKFAKATGATQQDANASSLLDIYSFWLNRSAKVPERKLQANGPVAKKAKKKASSSDSSEDSSEEEEEVQGPPAKKPAVPAKRVSLPPGKAAAKASESSSSEESSDDDEEEDQKKQPVQKRVKPQAKAAKAPPKKAKSSESDSDSSSEDEPPKNQKPKRTPVAVKAQTKIPPKPARAAPKVANGKPASSSSSSSSSSSSDDSEEEKTAATPKKAVPKKQVVTKAPVKAAATPTQKSSSSEEDSSSEEEEEQKKPMKNKPGPYSSVPPPSAPPPKKSLGTQPPKKAVEKQQPVESSEDSSDESDSSSEEEKKPPTKAVISKATTKPPPAKKAAESSSDSSDSDSSEDDEAPSKPGGTTKNSSNKPAVTTKSPAAKPAAAPKQPVGGGQKLLTRKADSSSSEEESSSSEEDKTKKMVATTKPKATAKAAPPLPAKQAPQGSRDSSSDSDSSSSEEEEEKTSKSTVKKKPQKVAGGVAPSKPASAKKGKAESSSSSSSDDSSEEEEEKPKGKGSPRPQAPKASGISALTAQNGKAAKNSEEEEEEKKKAAVVVSKSGSLKKRKQNEAAKEAETPQAKKIKLQTPNTFPKRKKGEKRASSPFRRVREEEIEVDSRVADNSFDAKRGAAGDWGERANQVLKFTKGKSFRHEKTKKKRGSYRGGSISVQVNSIKFDSE is encoded by the exons ATGGCGGACGCCGGCATTCGCCGCGTGGTTCCCAGTGACCTGTATCCCCTAGTGCTCGGCTTCCTGCGCGATAACCAACTCTCAGAGGTGGCCAATAAGTTCGCCAAAGCGACAGGAGCT ACACAGCAGGATGCCAATGCCTCTTCCCTCTTAGACATCTATAGCTTCTGGCTCAA CAGGTCTGCGAAGGTCCCAGAGCGAAAGTTACAGGCAAATGGACCAGTGGCCAAGAAAGCTAAGAAGAAGGCCTCATCCAGTGACAGTAGTGAGGACagcagtgaggaggaggaggaagttcAAGGGCCTCCAGCAAAGAAGCCTG CTGTACCTGCCAAGCGAGTCAGTCTGCCTCCTGGGAAGGCTGCAGCCAAAGCATCAGAGAGCAGCAGCAGTGAAGAGTCCAGTGATGACGATGAGGAGGAGGACCAAAAGAAGCAGCCTGTCCAG AAGAGAGTTAAGCCCCAAGCCAAGGCAGCCAAAGCTCCTCCTAAGAAGGCCAAGAGCTCTGAGTCTGATTCTGACTCAAGCTCCGAGGATGAGCCACCAAAGAACCAGAAGCCAAAGAGAACACCTGTGGCAGTTAAAGCTCAGACTAAAATCCCTCCCAAACCAG CTCGAGCAGCACCTAAAGTAGCCAATGGTAAACCAgccagtagcagcagcagcagcagcagcagcagtagcagtgaTGACTCAGAGGAGGAGAAGACAGCAGCCACCCCCAAGAAG GCTGTACCTAAAAAGCAAGTTGTGACCAAGGCCCCAGTGAAAGCAGCTGCCACCCCTACCCAGAAGAGTTCCAGCAGTGAGGAGGATTCCTCcagtgaggaggaagaggagcaaaaaaaacccatgaaaaaTAAACCAG GTCCCTACAGTTCAGTCCCCCCGCCTTCTGCTCCCCCACCAAAGAAGTCTCTGGGAACCCAGCCTCCCAAGAAGGCTGTGGAGAAGCAGCAGCCTGTGGAAAGCAGTGAAGACAGCAGTGATGAGTCTG ATTCAAGTTCTGAAGAAGAGAAGAAACCCCCAACTAAGGCAGTCATCTCTAAAGCAACCACTAAACCACCTCCAGCAAAGAAAGCAGCAGAGAGCTCTTCAGACAGCTCAG ACTCTGACAGCTCTGAGGATGATGAAGCTCCTTCTAAGCCAGGTGGTACCACCAAGAATTCTTCAAATAAGCCAGCTGTCACCACCAAGTCACCTGCAGCAAAGCCAGCTGCAGCCCCCAAGCAACCTGTGGGCGGTGGCCAGAAGCTTCTGACGAGAAAGGCTGACAGCAGCTCCAGTGAGGAAGAGAGCAGCTCCAGTGAGGAGGATAAGACAAAGAAGATGGTGGCCACCACTAAGCCCAAGGCGACTGCCAAAGCAGCTCCACCTCTGCCTGCCAAGCAGGCTCCTCAGGGTAGTAGGGACAGCAGCTCTGATTCAGACAGCTCCAgcagtgaggaggaggaagagaagacatCTAAGTCTACAGTTAAGAAGAAGCCACAGAAGGTAGCAGGAGGTGTAGCCCCTTCCAAGCCAGCCTCTGCAAAGAAAGGAAAGGCTGAGAGCAGCAGCAGTTCTTCCTCTGATGACTccagtgaggaggaggaagagaagcccAAGGGCAAGGGCTCTCCAAGACCACAAGCCCCCAAGGCCAGTGGCATCTCTGCACTGACTGCCCAGAATGGAAAAGCAGCTAAGAACagcgaggaggaggaagaagaaaagaaaaaggcagcagTGGTAGTTTCCAAATCAG GTTCATTAAAGAAGCGGAAGCAGAATGAGGCTGCCAAGGAGGCAGAGACTCCTCAGGCCAAGAAGATAAAGCTTCAGACCCCTAACACATttccaaaaaggaagaaa GGAGAAAAAAGGGCATCATCCCCATTCCGAAGGGTCAGGGAGGAGGAAATTGAGGTGGATTCACGAGTTGCAGACAACTCCTTTGATGCCAAG CGAGGTGCAGCCGGAGACTGGGGAGAGCGAGCCAATCAGGTTTTGAAGTTCACCAAAGGCAAGTCCTTCCGGCATGAGAAAACCAAGAAGAAGCGCggcagctaccggggaggctcaATCTCTGTCCAGGTCAATTCTATTAAGTTTGACAGCGAGTGA
- the NOLC1 gene encoding nucleolar and coiled-body phosphoprotein 1 isoform X1: protein MADAGIRRVVPSDLYPLVLGFLRDNQLSEVANKFAKATGATQQDANASSLLDIYSFWLNRSAKVPERKLQANGPVAKKAKKKASSSDSSEDSSEEEEEVQGPPAKKPAVPAKRVSLPPGKAAAKASESSSSEESSDDDEEEDQKKQPVQKRVKPQAKAAKAPPKKAKSSESDSDSSSEDEPPKNQKPKRTPVAVKAQTKIPPKPARAAPKVANGKPASSSSSSSSSSSSDDSEEEKTAATPKKVWAITSIREEAVPKKQVVTKAPVKAAATPTQKSSSSEEDSSSEEEEEQKKPMKNKPGPYSSVPPPSAPPPKKSLGTQPPKKAVEKQQPVESSEDSSDESDSSSEEEKKPPTKAVISKATTKPPPAKKAAESSSDSSDSDSSEDDEAPSKPGGTTKNSSNKPAVTTKSPAAKPAAAPKQPVGGGQKLLTRKADSSSSEEESSSSEEDKTKKMVATTKPKATAKAAPPLPAKQAPQGSRDSSSDSDSSSSEEEEEKTSKSTVKKKPQKVAGGVAPSKPASAKKGKAESSSSSSSDDSSEEEEEKPKGKGSPRPQAPKASGISALTAQNGKAAKNSEEEEEEKKKAAVVVSKSGSLKKRKQNEAAKEAETPQAKKIKLQTPNTFPKRKKGEKRASSPFRRVREEEIEVDSRVADNSFDAKRGAAGDWGERANQVLKFTKGKSFRHEKTKKKRGSYRGGSISVQVNSIKFDSE from the exons ATGGCGGACGCCGGCATTCGCCGCGTGGTTCCCAGTGACCTGTATCCCCTAGTGCTCGGCTTCCTGCGCGATAACCAACTCTCAGAGGTGGCCAATAAGTTCGCCAAAGCGACAGGAGCT ACACAGCAGGATGCCAATGCCTCTTCCCTCTTAGACATCTATAGCTTCTGGCTCAA CAGGTCTGCGAAGGTCCCAGAGCGAAAGTTACAGGCAAATGGACCAGTGGCCAAGAAAGCTAAGAAGAAGGCCTCATCCAGTGACAGTAGTGAGGACagcagtgaggaggaggaggaagttcAAGGGCCTCCAGCAAAGAAGCCTG CTGTACCTGCCAAGCGAGTCAGTCTGCCTCCTGGGAAGGCTGCAGCCAAAGCATCAGAGAGCAGCAGCAGTGAAGAGTCCAGTGATGACGATGAGGAGGAGGACCAAAAGAAGCAGCCTGTCCAG AAGAGAGTTAAGCCCCAAGCCAAGGCAGCCAAAGCTCCTCCTAAGAAGGCCAAGAGCTCTGAGTCTGATTCTGACTCAAGCTCCGAGGATGAGCCACCAAAGAACCAGAAGCCAAAGAGAACACCTGTGGCAGTTAAAGCTCAGACTAAAATCCCTCCCAAACCAG CTCGAGCAGCACCTAAAGTAGCCAATGGTAAACCAgccagtagcagcagcagcagcagcagcagcagtagcagtgaTGACTCAGAGGAGGAGAAGACAGCAGCCACCCCCAAGAAGGTCTGGGCCATAACTTCTATCAGGGAAGAG GCTGTACCTAAAAAGCAAGTTGTGACCAAGGCCCCAGTGAAAGCAGCTGCCACCCCTACCCAGAAGAGTTCCAGCAGTGAGGAGGATTCCTCcagtgaggaggaagaggagcaaaaaaaacccatgaaaaaTAAACCAG GTCCCTACAGTTCAGTCCCCCCGCCTTCTGCTCCCCCACCAAAGAAGTCTCTGGGAACCCAGCCTCCCAAGAAGGCTGTGGAGAAGCAGCAGCCTGTGGAAAGCAGTGAAGACAGCAGTGATGAGTCTG ATTCAAGTTCTGAAGAAGAGAAGAAACCCCCAACTAAGGCAGTCATCTCTAAAGCAACCACTAAACCACCTCCAGCAAAGAAAGCAGCAGAGAGCTCTTCAGACAGCTCAG ACTCTGACAGCTCTGAGGATGATGAAGCTCCTTCTAAGCCAGGTGGTACCACCAAGAATTCTTCAAATAAGCCAGCTGTCACCACCAAGTCACCTGCAGCAAAGCCAGCTGCAGCCCCCAAGCAACCTGTGGGCGGTGGCCAGAAGCTTCTGACGAGAAAGGCTGACAGCAGCTCCAGTGAGGAAGAGAGCAGCTCCAGTGAGGAGGATAAGACAAAGAAGATGGTGGCCACCACTAAGCCCAAGGCGACTGCCAAAGCAGCTCCACCTCTGCCTGCCAAGCAGGCTCCTCAGGGTAGTAGGGACAGCAGCTCTGATTCAGACAGCTCCAgcagtgaggaggaggaagagaagacatCTAAGTCTACAGTTAAGAAGAAGCCACAGAAGGTAGCAGGAGGTGTAGCCCCTTCCAAGCCAGCCTCTGCAAAGAAAGGAAAGGCTGAGAGCAGCAGCAGTTCTTCCTCTGATGACTccagtgaggaggaggaagagaagcccAAGGGCAAGGGCTCTCCAAGACCACAAGCCCCCAAGGCCAGTGGCATCTCTGCACTGACTGCCCAGAATGGAAAAGCAGCTAAGAACagcgaggaggaggaagaagaaaagaaaaaggcagcagTGGTAGTTTCCAAATCAG GTTCATTAAAGAAGCGGAAGCAGAATGAGGCTGCCAAGGAGGCAGAGACTCCTCAGGCCAAGAAGATAAAGCTTCAGACCCCTAACACATttccaaaaaggaagaaa GGAGAAAAAAGGGCATCATCCCCATTCCGAAGGGTCAGGGAGGAGGAAATTGAGGTGGATTCACGAGTTGCAGACAACTCCTTTGATGCCAAG CGAGGTGCAGCCGGAGACTGGGGAGAGCGAGCCAATCAGGTTTTGAAGTTCACCAAAGGCAAGTCCTTCCGGCATGAGAAAACCAAGAAGAAGCGCggcagctaccggggaggctcaATCTCTGTCCAGGTCAATTCTATTAAGTTTGACAGCGAGTGA